The DNA sequence aatggaaaaaaaaaaggaccAATCAGTAGGAGTATATGTCGGGATTGTATCCTTTGTGATCTGTCTTCCCCGTTAATTTCACCGTCCCCAGACAATGCCAGAGACCCCTCTCCAGATGGCCAACAACGGGAGAAAGAGACAGATAATGGATGACCGTATCATTGGGTGCCCCAGAGAGTATTGCTCCGTGGCTGACGGTGGGTGCTAGTCTAAAATGACATTATTACGAACGACAGCGTGATCGGCCTAGTGACAACAGATGGAAAAGAGTGGGCAGTCCAGAGGCGCGTagctgtggttgtggttgtggttgtcgaTGTCTCGGGAGCCAGTATGCGCCGCAGCTCCAACGTTGGCTGCACCAGACTTTTCTTTGTCCCCGCGTTTGCAGACATTCCGTTCGCAGTGGCCCATTTCAGGCCAGAAATCGTCTTGATCCAGCCTCTCTCTGCCATGACAATGCCAAAGGCACAAGGAATGTGGGAGCATGCCGTTGAGGAATGAGCACGCTGGACAAAGACCATGGTGAACCGAAACAGGTCTGGCCCCTCTTCTGACATCCTCTTGTTCGCTTCAAATTCCAGCCCAAGAGGGGTCCCGATTGTTGGCCAGAGTGTGGGGAAGACGGTcataaagaaaaaagaaaaaatatGATAAtagttgttgtcgttgagTTGCTGTTTATATCATCCTGTCTTTCTCAAGCGCAGTCCCGCCAGCCAGCTCCCGTTGCAAATgttcccttcctcccaaacAGATATCATAAcaaaagcagaaaaaaagtgATTACGCGCCAACTCCGAGCTGCAACGCAGTTTTCCCAACCAGACCGGTATCCTCATCTATCATACGTGTTAAAATCAGAGATGTGACAAGTACCTATCCGCCGTGCTCTAAGCTTGCTTGGCCGCTACCCCTGAATCACCCCACCGCTCCGAGACCGACGATATAGAACTTCGATGTGTGCTGAGAACCGAGTTTATGAAATGAAACCCCGGCCCGACTCGCTGGCCAGCACCTGGGCGCTACGTCTGGCATCAAGGAACAAGTCCTCGCACTCTGCAACATCCTGAACATCAATCTGAGAGCGGCCATTGACCCGAGCAAGAATACTGTCACATCACCTTTGTTAGTTTTCTGGACCAACAGCAAACACCCGAGACAACGTACCTGGCTGGAGCCAATAGTTGGAGGCAGTAACGAAGACTGATACGCACACCATGCTCCGCAATCTTGTCGACAGCGGCGTCTGTGAGCTGCACGCCCTCGGTGGTTGACCGAATCCGTACGATtctcttgatctcctcggGCTCATACGGATGGGTGGgaatgatgaggaggcgagacAAAAAGTCAGGGGGGATGCCATGGGCAGCTACCAGGTCGTCAGCCCCACGAATGGTGGTGACACCCCGGTTCGAAGCCAGGACCACAATTGGAGAAATAGGGGACTCCAACGCTTTGTTGAGGTAGGTAAAGCACTCAACATCGAGCATGTGCGCCTGTGAGAAAGGTCAGCCAAATCCTGCCAGTAGTTCCTTTTCCCGAGAGAAACCCTACCTCATCTATGAACAGCACACCCGGCACCAGCTCCGCCACACCCTGGTTGATATACTTGCTCACCACCTTGTTGATCTCGCCCCTCAGCTTATCCGTAATCTCCGTCATCTTTGGCTTCATCAGCTGGCCCATCATGCTCATAATGTCCTGGCCCCCCTGCGGTCTAGCGTTGGCCACATCCAAATCGTGCAGGCTCACGTCCTGCAcgatctccttcttcttgtgtACCTCACCCTTAGGGATAGGCACAtactcctccgcctccagaTCGAATTCAGTCGCATACGCATCcgacctccccaccctcttgCACGCACCGGTATTCGTCTCGATGTAAATCACATCACCCACAGTAACTCTCTCCTTCTGAATAGCCTCGTAGATGCTGGGGTCCAGTCTCAACTTTTTTTGTCCTCGCGCGCTCTTGAGCCCGATGAGCAGAGTACTAATAGTCTTGCCGTAACCGCCCAAGGGGTTTTCCGCCTCTTCTGGTGTGAGTTCTGTGACCTCGCCCTCGTACACATCCTTGGTCTCGCGGACCTTGAGCCCGATTGCCCGCCGAAAGTTCTCCATCAAGACTTCGGTCTTCTTCACTTCGGTCGAGTAGATTTCGCTGCCGGTGATGGGGCAAAAGGGAATCTTGGTGCCGAGCTCTTGGCtgatggcgagggcgagggctgTCTTGCCTGTGCCTGGAccgccggcgaggaggacgccaCGGCCGGCCATCTTGTGCGCTCGGATGAGGTCGACGACAACGCCGCATGCCTGTATGTATGTCATGATTAATGCCCATTGCTTGAAACATCAAGTCGGAAACAGAGATAAAGTACCTCGCGCGCCGAGTTTTGTCCAACAAAGCCAGCAGCCTGCTTCTCAGCGATACCCGCCGAGTTGAGACCTAGGCCCTTGATGTGGGTGTGCGCCGCTGTGCGATGGTCGCGGCTGTTGCCGCGGACTTCGCTGATTTGAACCATATTCGATGCTGGTGTTTGTGTCTTTGTCTTTCGAAGAGATGATTTGTATCAGATGTCGCCAATTCGAAGTTGTTCGTTTCAAAAGGCGTCtgtttgatggcggtggaAAGGCTGCGAACTTGGGAGAGAAAGGCGGACGCGAGCTCTGGAAGCTCTCAAATTTCCAGGAAACGCGATTGATCACTGccaaccaaaaaccaaaccAGGTGGTCTGTGCACTGGCGTATAAATAAATGACTGAAAGTTGAGCAAAGCATCAGCAGAGTCGGTGACTCTGTGGTGGAATTATTAGATGAGTGCATATAGTGGTTATTTTGTAGTTATTCAACATATTCGACACCATGATTCCAAGTGCTGACTTGTCTATTTGCCGTATCTCTCTTGACACTTACCAGTGAGTGCtttagggttagggttcccGCATCAGTACCACTACCCCCTTTTAGTCCTGACCTATGCCGCGACTTTCATATCCATCTCTCATCTACTTCTCAGCCTATCCATTTCCATAGatccctcctcgtccccaGAGCTTGTGTCCTCTCCATTCAACATCGgcaccccttcttctctaCTATTGGCACCGCCCCCTTCCACATCCTGCTCCTTGGACCCCGCCCcttccaccttcttcttgcccagAGCCGCCCACATTGCCCctcccaagatcaaggcACACCCCATCACACTCCACAGCCCCATTGTGTGTCCAAACACCCACCTGTCAAACCCAGCAGCAAACAGCATGTGAGTGTACACCATTGCCGTCGCCCTGTTGCTCTTTTCTCCTGCGAGCCCTGCCGTCAACAGAAACTGCAAACCGAAGCCGCATATACCCAAGCTTCCCAACAGAAACCACTGATAACTTGACGACGGAAACCCAAATCTGATGGCTGGCTGTCCGATATCCAGCAGTGGGCAGACAAGTAAAGCAGTGGTGCTGACGATGGTGCTAAAAACAGAGAAATAGTTGACCGTGATTAGCGGGTGAGTCCGTTTGCCTATCCAGCGGATGGTACTGTATGCCCCCGCTGCTCCAAGGACGCCGAGTAAGGCAACCAAGATGGCGAAAAGACGTTGGGTAGGTGTTGCATTGTCTCCAGGTGGATGGTGAGAACCTTCCCCTGACGATGGCGGAGGTGAATCAGTGGAAGACAAGAAGAGCGAAGTGGGTTTGGCGATGAGGACAACTCCTCCGAGGGCTATGAACGAGGCGATCTGTTCTTTGCGAGTGAACGGGTCCTTGAGCAGCAGGTGGCATATGTAGCCTGCTACACagggggcgaggaaggtgatGACTGTTGCCTCGGCCAGGGGAAGGTACATCATGGAATACCACATGCCATAGATACCAAACTGCGGGCTTGTTAGTATCAGAGCTCGTAGTTAAAGGGGATAATCTCCACATACGAATCCGCTGAACCCTCTAAGAAGCAACAGAGGTCTGATATTCCTGGGACCCATGGGAAAATCGGGAATGTTCTTCCAGTACATGTATATGCAAGAGAGTATCGAAGTGACACTCATCCGCACAAAGAGAATCTGGAGAGGGTGCATTCCATCTCCTTCCAACTCGAGTAGCCTTGCCGAAACGTTCATGAGAGCACCAAACAACTGTGCAAAGACCACCAATATCGGTCCCTTATTCTTCTCCCAGAATGCAAGACATGACCTCGAGAAGGCACtttgcttttgcttctcTCGAGAAAGGGTAGGGAACCTTGGCgaggctggagctggagcacGGCGTGAAGGTGAGGACGATAAGGCTCCTCGTTGCGGGTTTGGACTGACGGACCGTGATCGAAGATTTTGTATGTTTGTTGTCAAGTATGGCGATGAAGTCCTA is a window from the Podospora pseudocomata strain CBS 415.72m chromosome 6, whole genome shotgun sequence genome containing:
- a CDS encoding hypothetical protein (COG:E; COG:G; EggNog:ENOG503Q3AM), which produces MSRYLNVPSKQSEQSDDDDVIDNLPMEVVATGKVRTSSPYLTTNIQNLRSRSVSPNPQRGALSSSPSRRAPAPASPRFPTLSREKQKQSAFSRSCLAFWEKNKGPILVVFAQLFGALMNVSARLLELEGDGMHPLQILFVRMSVTSILSCIYMYWKNIPDFPMGPRNIRPLLLLRGFSGFFGIYGMWYSMMYLPLAEATVITFLAPCVAGYICHLLLKDPFTRKEQIASFIALGGVVLIAKPTSLFLSSTDSPPPSSGEGSHHPPGDNATPTQRLFAILVALLGVLGAAGAYSTIRWIGKRTHPLITVNYFSVFSTIVSTTALLVCPLLDIGQPAIRFGFPSSSYQWFLLGSLGICGFGLQFLLTAGLAGEKSNRATAMVYTHMLFAAGFDRWVFGHTMGLWSVMGCALILGGAMWAALGKKKVEGAGSKEQDVEGGGANSREEGVPMLNGEDTSSGDEEGSMEMDRLRSR
- the RVB1 gene encoding RuvB ATP-dependent DNA helicase pontin (EggNog:ENOG503NV13; COG:L) gives rise to the protein MVQISEVRGNSRDHRTAAHTHIKGLGLNSAGIAEKQAAGFVGQNSAREACGVVVDLIRAHKMAGRGVLLAGGPGTGKTALALAISQELGTKIPFCPITGSEIYSTEVKKTEVLMENFRRAIGLKVRETKDVYEGEVTELTPEEAENPLGGYGKTISTLLIGLKSARGQKKLRLDPSIYEAIQKERVTVGDVIYIETNTGACKRVGRSDAYATEFDLEAEEYVPIPKGEVHKKKEIVQDVSLHDLDVANARPQGGQDIMSMMGQLMKPKMTEITDKLRGEINKVVSKYINQGVAELVPGVLFIDEAHMLDVECFTYLNKALESPISPIVVLASNRGVTTIRGADDLVAAHGIPPDFLSRLLIIPTHPYEPEEIKRIVRIRSTTEGVQLTDAAVDKIAEHGVRISLRYCLQLLAPASILARVNGRSQIDVQDVAECEDLFLDARRSAQVLASESGRGFIS